Part of the Mycolicibacterium mengxianglii genome is shown below.
GACGGGGTGTACGAATTCCAGTTGATCGCGCCGCCACTGCGGGTGACCGGTGCGGTCGGTTCACCGGTCAACCCGATCGCGATCAAATAGGAGTCACGGCGATGACGTCAAACACAGGCCCCTTGGTCGTGGGGCTCGGCGGCACGCTACGGGCCGGCTCCTCGACGGAAAAGGCGCTGCGCTACTGCCTTTCCGCCGTCGAGGCACAAGGTGGGCGGACCAAGTTGTATGCGGGCCCCGACCTCGAACTGCCGATGTATGCACCCCATGAACTGGAGCGGACACCGGGTGCCGTGGAACTCGTGGAGTCGCTGCGCGCGGCCGACGCGGTGGTGGTGGCGTCACCGGGTTATCACGGCGCGATCTCCGGCCTGGTCAAGAACGCCCTGGACTACATCGAGGACCTGCGCGAGGACCCGCGGGTGTATCTGGACAACACCCCGTGGGGTTGCATCACCTGTGCCTACGGCTGGCAGGCTGCGGTGGGCACGCTGGGGCAGCTACGCGGTATCGGACATGCATTGCGGGCGTGGCCGACGCCGCTGGGGGTGGCGATCAATTCCGCCGATCCGGTGTGGGACGAGCGGGGTGAACTGGTGGACGGGTCGGTGCGCAACCAGTTGGAGCTGCTGGCAAACCAGCTGCTGACCTTCACGATCGAGCGCCGAACGTTGTCGCCTTGAGCCCGGGCTGAGTCCAGCCGTGAGGTCACGTTGATCACGGTCTCCAGAACCTCCATCGGCCTTCAATAGGCGGATCGCGCCGTCTGGATTTGTCATACCCCTCTGCGATGATGGTGGCATGTCCACCACCGCAATGTCTTTCGCCGCTGAGGAGCGGCCGCGCGACCGTGTGGAGAGGTTGTTCGCGGAGTTGGCGGAGCTGAGCGGTCAACGCAATGCGATCGATGGGCGCGTGGTGCAGATCGTGGCCGAGTTGGAACGAGATCAGTTGTGGGGCGCCACGGGTGCGCGCTCGATTTCGGCGTTGGTGGCGTGGAAGACCGGTATTGCGCCGCGCAACGCCGAGACGATCGTCGCGGTGGCGCATCGGCTCGAAGAGTTCCCGCGCTGCGCCGAGGGGATGCGTGAGGGCCGGTTGTCGCTGGATCAGGTGGGTGTCATTGCCGAGCGTGCCGCCGATGGTTCTGATGAGCACTACGCCCAACTGGCCGCTGTGGCCACGGTCAACCAGTTGCGTACTGCGGTCAAGCTCGAACCCCGGCCCGAACCCGATCCGAAGCCCGAACCGCAGCGTTTCTTCACCAAGACTGAGGGTGACGGGTACACGACGTGGCGGATCCGATTGCCGCGGGTAGAGGCGGCCAAGTTCGACGCCGGGATACAAACTCACCGGGATGCCGTGATCGCGGACTGGAAGCGCGACCACGGTGAAGGCGGCGAGGTGGCCTCAGAGCAGGCGACCTCGGAGCAGGCGACCTCGGAGCAGGCGCCGCCCTTCCCGGACACTGTGGACGCGTTCATGAGCCTGATCGAGGCGGGCTGGGACACCGAGGTCGCCCGGCGGCCGCACGGCCAGCACACCGCTGTGGTGGTGCATGTCGACGTCGAGAAGCCCGCCGCATCAATTCATTTGGGTTCGTTGCTTGCCGACGAGGAGCGGCGATACCTGCTCTGTGATGCCACCTGTGAGGTGTGGTTGGAACGCCACGGACAGCCGATTGGCGCCGGGAGGACCACCCGAACGATCAACCGTCGGCTTCGCCGCGCACTCGAGCATCGCGATCGCTGCTGTGTGGTGCCGGGATGCGGAGCGACTCGCGGTCTGCACGCCCATCACATCGTGCACTGGGAGAACGGCGGTCTTACCGACCTGGACAACCTGGTCTTGGTGTGCCCGTATCACCACCGTATGCATCATCGGGGCGGTATCACCATCAGCGGGACCGCCCACAAGCTCGCTGTCGCCGACGAGCGTGGCCAAACACTGCACGGCGGATCATTGGCCCGACCACCGACTGCACCCCGACCGGCAGTCCCGCCGTGCCCGGGGCCCACCGGCGAACGCGCCGACTGGTGGTGGTACCAACCGTTCCAACCGCAACCACCGCCGACGTCCTGAACCACCCCCA
Proteins encoded:
- a CDS encoding NADPH-dependent FMN reductase, which produces MTSNTGPLVVGLGGTLRAGSSTEKALRYCLSAVEAQGGRTKLYAGPDLELPMYAPHELERTPGAVELVESLRAADAVVVASPGYHGAISGLVKNALDYIEDLREDPRVYLDNTPWGCITCAYGWQAAVGTLGQLRGIGHALRAWPTPLGVAINSADPVWDERGELVDGSVRNQLELLANQLLTFTIERRTLSP
- a CDS encoding HNH endonuclease signature motif containing protein → MSTTAMSFAAEERPRDRVERLFAELAELSGQRNAIDGRVVQIVAELERDQLWGATGARSISALVAWKTGIAPRNAETIVAVAHRLEEFPRCAEGMREGRLSLDQVGVIAERAADGSDEHYAQLAAVATVNQLRTAVKLEPRPEPDPKPEPQRFFTKTEGDGYTTWRIRLPRVEAAKFDAGIQTHRDAVIADWKRDHGEGGEVASEQATSEQATSEQAPPFPDTVDAFMSLIEAGWDTEVARRPHGQHTAVVVHVDVEKPAASIHLGSLLADEERRYLLCDATCEVWLERHGQPIGAGRTTRTINRRLRRALEHRDRCCVVPGCGATRGLHAHHIVHWENGGLTDLDNLVLVCPYHHRMHHRGGITISGTAHKLAVADERGQTLHGGSLARPPTAPRPAVPPCPGPTGERADWWWYQPFQPQPPPTS